From a region of the Pseudanabaena sp. ABRG5-3 genome:
- a CDS encoding carboxypeptidase regulatory-like domain-containing protein, with translation MDVLVNAQELKKENSSNQPTTLKITLPTNQRNLTSKTPPVTPTSPTLSPKLSPKFSILPMGINLGINNVIPSVTVKGSENGQEAIDFNNWLIPFADVTKALQFNVTPKDDGQLELRSVGSIITIDPQVLINDPDIGQAISIEQIRSLLKTPVEFNLAEYAIVLSPSWLTARISNRPYQEQEAPVNLEGLQRVTPPFLSLTGISLRTNLNQTQTVNSNNFNNSSNSNFNANSEFKTIGSIAGGSLFSRSQQFNNNGINSWQLNELQYFHPSPYIDYLIGTQSPFWGRFNRNQSDYFGVTLIQRLGYTAANNANFSYGGVTPQQRLSANELVRSITGEAPFGTLVQLVTQNGNLIVAEKLVDSSGKYNFDNVVTANNSLTGNGNINYKLLLYPSGNLSATPEEVSLNYRNLQSQVSEGKSAFIISAGVSRISGNDNFFGNLGDFKGGVAYYLGLTDEITFGAGLVYDSYTQPYGEILYQPVNSPLTLRVGALAGNTINFNADISYITDNFSLILGGDEKSFVSNIYWTLSPQFALFSNWYSGGINNRLESGFNLNLNPIFLSLSYDADKGINGVLRGNLAPFLFGIRKYNQQISSELIYNLSNRRSFNSSDTAISINYETSDNKYLGSLNLVYRTPWTDRDGKSLLDLSIGYGIGSQGNGLIASASTSILPGIGLRLAYSQVGLNNNNSAISLSLFTSVLLQSGVDLSSDESKLDKLRTQGGIFLQPFFDKNNNGIRDDGEDLYTEEIESLFLINNQTLSRFGISRPKIVGEGVLFELPPNTYRLDIDPAGFPLGWKSLQIGYAVTVSAGTYTTLSIPLVPSYVVTGRAIAKDGKPMIGVNVEFVSRSNPKKRFTSITNNAGIYYLEDLKVDIYKLFINGNSAQPSTLEINSGSESFLELNIQP, from the coding sequence ATGGATGTGCTAGTTAATGCCCAAGAGTTAAAGAAAGAGAACTCTAGTAATCAGCCTACAACTCTAAAAATTACGCTTCCAACAAATCAGCGAAATCTCACTTCTAAAACTCCTCCCGTTACTCCAACTAGTCCTACACTTAGTCCTAAGTTGTCCCCAAAATTTTCCATTCTACCGATGGGGATTAATCTTGGGATAAATAATGTCATTCCCTCCGTAACAGTTAAAGGCTCAGAAAATGGTCAAGAAGCTATTGATTTTAACAACTGGCTAATTCCATTCGCAGATGTCACTAAAGCATTACAATTCAATGTGACTCCCAAAGATGACGGGCAACTGGAATTACGATCCGTAGGTTCAATTATTACCATTGATCCCCAAGTCCTGATAAATGACCCAGATATTGGTCAAGCTATTTCTATCGAGCAAATTAGAAGTCTTTTAAAAACCCCCGTTGAATTTAATCTTGCAGAATATGCGATCGTTTTGTCTCCATCTTGGTTAACTGCCAGAATTAGTAATAGACCCTATCAGGAACAAGAAGCGCCAGTTAATTTAGAAGGATTACAACGAGTTACACCTCCTTTTTTAAGTCTTACAGGAATTTCTTTACGAACGAATTTAAATCAAACTCAAACTGTAAATTCTAATAATTTCAATAATAGTTCTAATAGCAATTTTAATGCTAATTCAGAATTTAAAACTATAGGTAGTATTGCTGGCGGAAGCTTATTCTCAAGGTCTCAGCAATTTAATAATAATGGAATTAATAGTTGGCAACTAAATGAACTGCAATATTTTCATCCTAGCCCTTATATAGACTATTTAATAGGTACTCAGTCACCATTTTGGGGTAGATTTAATCGCAATCAAAGTGATTATTTTGGTGTGACATTAATTCAGAGGTTAGGTTATACAGCAGCTAATAATGCTAATTTTTCCTATGGTGGTGTTACTCCTCAACAAAGACTTAGCGCCAACGAATTAGTCCGCAGCATTACAGGTGAAGCCCCCTTCGGAACTTTAGTTCAATTAGTTACCCAAAATGGCAACTTAATAGTTGCAGAAAAACTTGTAGATAGTTCTGGAAAATACAATTTTGATAATGTAGTGACTGCTAATAACTCTTTAACGGGTAATGGAAATATTAATTATAAGCTGCTACTTTATCCATCAGGAAACTTAAGTGCTACACCAGAAGAAGTTTCTTTAAATTACCGCAATTTGCAAAGTCAAGTTAGTGAAGGAAAATCAGCTTTTATTATTAGTGCAGGTGTAAGCCGTATTTCAGGAAATGATAATTTCTTCGGTAATCTTGGTGACTTTAAAGGTGGAGTAGCTTATTATTTGGGGCTGACAGATGAAATTACCTTTGGTGCTGGGTTAGTCTATGATTCCTATACTCAACCATATGGCGAAATACTTTACCAACCAGTGAATTCTCCTCTAACTTTGAGGGTTGGTGCATTAGCTGGTAACACAATCAATTTTAATGCTGATATTAGCTATATAACCGATAATTTTAGTTTGATACTAGGGGGTGACGAAAAGTCTTTTGTCTCCAACATATACTGGACATTAAGTCCACAATTTGCTCTGTTTTCTAATTGGTACTCTGGTGGAATAAATAATCGCTTAGAATCAGGATTTAACCTCAATCTAAATCCTATATTTTTAAGTTTGAGTTATGATGCTGATAAGGGGATTAACGGTGTTTTGCGTGGAAATTTAGCTCCATTTTTATTCGGTATACGCAAATATAATCAACAGATTTCTTCTGAGTTAATATATAATTTATCTAACAGACGTTCTTTTAATTCTAGTGATACTGCCATTAGTATTAACTATGAGACTAGTGATAACAAATATTTAGGAAGTCTTAATTTAGTTTATAGGACTCCTTGGACGGATAGAGATGGCAAGAGTTTATTAGACTTATCAATAGGTTATGGGATTGGTTCTCAAGGAAATGGATTGATTGCATCTGCATCTACATCTATTCTTCCAGGGATAGGATTAAGACTAGCCTATAGTCAAGTTGGCTTAAATAATAATAATTCTGCAATTAGTCTTAGTCTCTTCACTAGTGTGTTATTGCAATCTGGCGTAGATTTGAGTAGTGACGAATCAAAATTAGATAAGTTACGTACTCAGGGTGGTATCTTCTTACAGCCATTTTTTGATAAAAATAACAATGGTATTCGAGATGATGGTGAAGATCTTTATACTGAAGAGATAGAATCACTATTCCTAATTAATAATCAAACCCTCAGTAGGTTTGGCATATCTCGTCCCAAAATAGTTGGTGAAGGAGTTTTATTTGAGCTACCACCAAATACTTATCGATTAGACATAGATCCAGCAGGTTTCCCTCTTGGTTGGAAATCATTGCAGATAGGTTATGCAGTAACAGTTTCTGCGGGTACTTATACAACTCTTTCAATTCCTCTTGTTCCATCCTATGTAGTTACGGGAAGAGCGATCGCTAAAGATGGAAAACCGATGATAGGTGTCAATGTAGAATTTGTGTCGCGAAGCAATCCGAAGAAGCGATTTACATCAATTACCAACAATGCTGGAATCTACTATCTTGAAGACTTGAAAGTAGATATTTATAAGTTATTCATTAATGGTAACTCTGCCCAGCCCAGTACTTTGGAAATAAATTCAGGTTCTGAGAGTTTCCTAGAACTTAATATACAGCCATAG
- a CDS encoding response regulator transcription factor yields the protein MQRILVIEDDDEIRDEIIDILELKGFVTEGASNGRIGLEAAKKKHPELILCDVDMPELNGYGVLKNLQQDPDLEDIPFIFLTALSSMDNLRKGMNLGADDYLTKPLQIDQLLTAIATRLLKQAKSNNHKIGSIPHSNTTPQQVSARQISETSRLTPRQSRILQLVNQGKPIVEIADELAVSIDAAELLADIAVRLNHRLNLNQHTEIAPQLLVPKIAISIPDDLLTPRQREILKLVANGMTTKEIAEFLFISVKTVETHRGQLMDRLNIHDLAGLIRYALRVGLINLDA from the coding sequence ATGCAACGGATTTTGGTAATTGAAGATGATGACGAAATTAGAGACGAAATCATCGATATTTTAGAGCTTAAAGGATTTGTGACTGAGGGGGCTAGTAACGGTCGTATTGGTTTAGAGGCAGCGAAAAAAAAACATCCCGAATTAATTCTATGTGATGTTGATATGCCTGAATTGAATGGCTACGGTGTCTTAAAAAATTTACAGCAAGATCCAGATCTAGAAGACATTCCCTTTATTTTCTTAACGGCTTTGTCTAGTATGGATAACCTAAGAAAAGGAATGAATCTTGGTGCAGATGACTATCTCACAAAACCTCTGCAAATAGATCAGTTATTAACTGCGATCGCTACCCGTCTCCTAAAACAAGCAAAATCCAACAATCATAAAATTGGCAGCATTCCCCATTCAAATACTACGCCGCAACAAGTTTCTGCAAGGCAGATTTCTGAAACGTCAAGGTTAACCCCTCGTCAGAGTCGAATTCTGCAATTAGTTAACCAAGGCAAGCCAATAGTTGAAATTGCTGATGAACTTGCAGTGAGTATCGATGCTGCTGAGCTTCTAGCCGATATAGCGGTTCGATTGAATCATCGTCTTAACTTAAATCAACATACAGAGATAGCGCCGCAATTACTAGTTCCCAAAATTGCTATTTCTATTCCTGATGATCTCTTAACACCACGTCAACGTGAAATTTTGAAGTTAGTGGCAAATGGAATGACAACTAAAGAAATTGCGGAGTTCCTATTTATTAGCGTTAAGACTGTGGAAACCCATCGCGGACAGTTAATGGATCGCCTCAATATTCATGACCTTGCGGGTTTAATTCGTTATGCGTTGCGAGTAGGCTTGATTAATCTAGATGCCTAA